GATTGATGCGCGCGTCGCGCAGAATGCGCTCGTAGGGATAATCGCGCGAGTAGCCGATGCCGCCGGCAATTTGCATCGCCTCGCTGGCGAGATTCCACACCGCCTCACTCACAAAAATTTTGCTGATCGCTGATTCCAGCGAAAAATCCACCTGCTCGCGGTCCGCCAGCGCCGTGGTGAGATAAACCATGCTTTCGGCTGCGTAAGTTTCCGTCACCATCCGCGAGATTTTTTCCTGAATCATCTCGAACTGCGCGATGGGCTTGCCGAATTGTCTGCGGTTTTTCGCGTGCTCGATCGCCAGTCGCGTCAAGGTTTTGCAACCGCCGAGGCAGCCGCTGGCGAGACCGAGTCGGCCAACGTTCAAAATTTCCATGGCGATTTTGAAGCCTTTGCCCATCGGCCCGAGCATATTTTCAACCGGAACTTTGACGTTGTCGAAATTCAGCGAGGTGGTGTTGGAGCCGTGAATGCCGAGCTTCTCTTCGGGTTTGCCCGAGGTAAATCCCGGCATGCTGCGGTCGACGATGAAGGCGGTTATTTTTTCCTTTTTCTCGCCGGCTTCCACCATCTCGGTTTTGGCAAAGACGGTGTAAACATGGCCGATGCCGCCGTTGGTGATCCAGATTTTGCCGCCGTTGAGCGTAAAAAATTTTTTGCTGGCATCAATAACCGCTTTGGATTGAATGCCTGCCGCATCGCTGCCGGCGCCGGCTTCGGTCAACGCAAACGCCCCCATCCATTCGCCGCTGGCCATGCGCGGTAAATATTTTTCCTTCTGCTGATCGGTGCCATAACTGATGATGCCTTTGCTACCGATCGACAAATGGCCGCCGAGCGAAACCGCGAGCGAGGCATCGTAGTTGCAGATTTGCTCGAAGACGCGGCTGTACGCGGTTTGCGACAGCCCGGCGCCGCCGTATTTTTCCGGAATCGACAGGCCGAAAAAGCCGAGCTGCTTGAGGCCGTCCCAAACATTTTGCGGAATGTAACCGAGCCGGTCGATTTCCTCGGATTTGATGTTATCGCGCGCAAATTCATTGAACGCCTCGACAATCGCTTGCAAGCTCTCCTGTTCTTCGGCTTTCATTTTCGGATAGGGAAACACCATCTCCTGCTCGATTTCGCCGGCGAAGAGGGATTTCAAAAAGCTGCGGGATTTTTCTTCGGTGCTCATGGTGGTTTCTCGTGGTGTAAAGTTAGCCAGTTTAATTTTTCGGTTGCATACAGAAAACTTTCTTGTTATCTTTCAACAACGCTAAAATTGTTTAGGAGATTCGTAACGCAGACTGCCAGTCTGCAAACGAACCAAACGGGAAAATCTTCGCGGTCGTGATAGTTTTTGCGGAGTAATACTATATGCCCAATACAACTTTAGATCAAACGGTTGCGTCACTAAGTGTTGGCGAATTAATCGAACTTATTCGAAAAACAATTCGTGAAGAATTTGCCGATTTGTTTGCGGCAACGAATGGGCACGAGATCCGGCCAGCCCCGCCGCCGATCCGCGACATCGACACGGTTATTGCACGAATGGAAGCAACCGGTAAATATAACAAAAAATTTCTGGCTTCTCTACGCAAAGGCATGGAACGCTCGAAGACTTTTCAACGCGCTAAAACAAAGTCGAAGCCATGATTATTTTACCCTTGCGTAAAGATTTGGAACGCTATCTTGATCGCCACCAGCTCCGTAAAAAGTGGAACAAGCAAAAGCGTTTATTCGAGCAAAGTTGGCGGCATCCCAGCCTCAATACCGAGCTTATGGAGCCCAAGGATCTCCAGATTTATTCTTTCCGTCTTGATCGAAAGTATCGCGCTGTCTTCGTTTTTGTTGATGATCACACGGTTGAGATTATCGACATCAATTGCATTATCATTGATTAAACCCTGCTCAAAAAATTTTCCAACACAAAAATCTTGCGAAGGCGAAACTGCAACGGGCTTTCCACCAATGCAATCGCTTTCAAGCTTTCCATTCCTGAAACGAACCACGGATCTTTGCAGGCTGGAATTTCCAATATCCAGCGGGGACATTCAAGGCTCATTTCATCGCACAAATAATGCGCCGTTGAAGCCAATAAAGCGTCGAATCTTTCGTTGCTCAATTCAAACGGCTGTGCCAGCGCCGCCAGGTTTTTGTAATAACGGAAATCGTCCACAAAATCCATGAGGTGAATGACCCAGTTTTTCGGGTCGGAGGCGATTTGCCGTTTGGTTTCACAAAGCGTTGTCATGCCTCAAACAACTCTTCAATAAAAAACTGCGTTGCCGGTTTGATGCGTTGGCGAGGATAATATTTCTCGAGAATCGAGCAAACTTCCTACGCTGATTTTAGCCCAAGCAAGCTGATCAGAAATTGTACGTCTTGCTTCTCGGTCGCTTCGACTCTGGCCGCCAAAGTTTTCATTGCCAGCAGATAATCCGGCTCTGGCGCGAATATTTTGAGGTTGGAAAAGTTAAAGAGAATGCGTTGCGGATGTTCGACGACATAGCCTTTGACAGCGTCATTCAACCAGTCTTCTTTCAAACCGCAGGCTTCAGCGACTCGCCTGGCCGCTTCGCGCAATTGCTGCGTTGGTTTGAAGACGGCATACACGTCTTTGGTGTTGGGGCGGGCATCATAAACCAAACACATCACCGCGCCGCCATACAAGCACACTTCGCCTTTGACGCCCAACAAGTGCAATTCGTCATTTAGCTTTTCCAATGCCGATTTGATTTGGCTTTTGGTCATCATGGTGAATCCGAGCGATTCAATGAGCGCAAAAGGCTAACGTTTAACGAACATCCTGAACACAGCGAAATCCAAGGAATTCGTCGCTGAGGGCCGGATTGCCCCAGTATGATCGGCGCGGTGCTGATCGTTTGGAAGATCGAACCACGACCCGCCACGCAAAACCCGCTGCGTACCATACGATGGGCCTTTCGAATTGCGTTCCGGGCTAAAGTTGTAATAGTTTTTACCATACCAATCCGCGCACCATTCACGAACATTGCCAGCCATATCGAATAATTGGTCAATGAACCAAGCGCCAACCAAAGACAAGTTTTCATCTCCCTACCCTCCGAAGTGGTTTTGGTTTGCCATTTCGAATTCGATACCTTGTGGTTTCGTCACACGGCGCGAGGCATCGAGAATTTCAAGCGAGACCAAATGGCCGTTATCGTCATAATCTAAAATGACGCCTTCCTTGTCTTCGTCACTTTCTGCCACGGGTGAATCTTTGAAAATCACCGCAAGCGTATCGGTGTCCGGATCATATATCACTTTCACATGTTACCTCCGATACTTTTGAATTTTGCTGGTGCGATAAACTGTGACGACTTCTGCCGGGTCACGATCTACGTCGACAAAAACACGCCACAGATACATTTGTGGCGGATCGCCTAAAGTCAGCCGCGATTGATGGACATTTCGTCCGGCTCATACTTCTTGCGCTTGTTCAGGAGAGGCAAGGACTGCAGCGAGTTGATCTTCCGTAATCTGGCGCCTTTTCATCTCGAATTCCGCGTGCGCTTTAATAAATGAAAAACTGGAATGGGAATCATCTTTATTTTAAGAATAAAATTTTTCCCCACTATTTTTCATCTGTACTAACAAGTCCGCCGGCTTAAACCGCTCCCCATATTTTCCCGCCAAAGTTTCGAGCTTGCCGACAATGTTATCAATCCCTCGCGCCTCCGCGTAGCGCAACAAGCCGCCGCGAAAAGGAGGGAAGCCGGTGCCGAAAATCATGCCGACGTCAACGTCCGCCGGGCGGCGCACGATGCCCTCGGCAAGGCACATAGCCGCTTCGTTGATCATCGGCAGCACGCAGCGGTCTTGAATCTCGGCGGCGCTGCCGGTAAATTTGCCGCTGGTTTTAATCAACGCGTAAATCGCCGGATCGACCTTTTTATTTTTGTCTTCGTAAATGTAAAAACCCTTGCCGTTCTTTTTGCCGAGGCGGCCGCTTTCGACGATTTTATCCATCATGCCCTCGCCGGCCATGCGGCTGCCAAAGGCGTTTTCGAGAATATGCGAAACTTTGGCGGCGACGTCGAGACCAACTTCGTCGAACAAATTGATCGGCCCCATCGGCATGCCAAATTCGAGCAGCGCATTGTCGATTTGCTCGATCGTCGCGCCCTCTTTCAGGATTCGTCCGGCCTCCGCCATATACGCCCCGAGAATGCGATTCACCAGAAAGCCGGGAGAATCCTTGACGACGATCGGCGTTTTGCCGATTTTTTTCGCAAACGCCACGAGGCTGGCGACGGTGGCATCGCTGGTGCTTTCGCCGCGAATCACTTCCACCAGCGGCATGCGATGCACCGGATTGAAAAAGTGCAAGCCGGCAAATTTGTCGGGCCGCTTCGTCGCACGCGCCATTTCGCTGATCGGCAGCGAAGAAGTGTTGCTCACGATCACGCTGTGAGGGGGAAGCAGGCTGTCAATTTCCGCAAAAACTTTCTTTTTCACGTCGAGCATCTCGACGATCGCTTCGATGACGAGATCGACATGATGAAAGCCGCTGTAATCCGCGGTGCCGGAGATGAGTGCCATCTTGTTGTGCATTTCTTTCGTCGTCATGCGGCGCTTTTTGACGGCCTCGCTGAAAACGTTGGCCGCCGCTTCCATGCCCTTGGCAACCATGGCGAGATTGACGTCTTTCATGCGCACCGGCAGGTCATTGTGCGCCATCAACTGCGCGATGCCGCCGCCCATCAAACCCGCACCGAGCACGCCGATTTTTTTAAACTCTTGAACTGGGCCGGAATAGTTTTCAACGCCAGGATCTTTTTTGACGGCTTCGGTGAGATAAAAAATTTTGACGAGATTTTTCGAGACATTGGTGACGATCGCCTTGCCGAGCAATTCCGCTTCGATTTTCAAGCCTTCCGCAAGATCTTTTTTGGCAAAACCTTTTTCAACGGCTTCGAGCGCCAGCTCCGGCGCCGGGTAGTGGCCTTTGGTCTCAGCGAGGGTGCGGCGGCGGGCTTGATCGAACAGAACTTTGCGGCCAAGGAAATTTTTCTCCAGCAGCAAAGTTTGCGGATTGAGGCGATTGCGCCGGGCGGCAATTTTTTGGCGCGTTTCCGGTTTCTGAATTTCTCGCGCAAATTCCACGCCCAGGCGGCGCAAGCGTTGGTGCGGAAATTCTTTGGCGATGAGGCGATCGACAAGGCCGGCTCTGTAGGCGCGTGGCGCGTCGACGAGTTTGCCGGTGAGAATAAAGTCGAGCGCGCGCTGGATGCCGATCAGCCGCGGCAAACGCTGGGTGCCGCCAAAACCGGGAATGATGCCGAGACGAATTTCAGGCAACCCGAGGCGGGTTTTCTCCGAATCGCGCGCCAGCCGATAATCACAGGCCAAAACCAATTCCAGCCCGCCGCCGACACAAGCGCCGTCAATCACGGCGATGGTGGGGAAGGGCAGCGCGGCGATTTTGGAAAAAACCGCCTGCCCCAGTGCCGCCTTTTCCGCGCCGTCTTTCGGATCGGTGATGTTTTCGATTTCTTCGATGTTGGCGCCGGCGATGAAATTGCCTTCCTTGCCGCTGACAAAAATCAGCGCTTGCAAATCGGTGCGGCTTTGCAGCTCGTCCAGACGAGTATTCAGCTCGTGCATCACCGGCGTGGAAAGAATGTTGACTTTCTCGGTGGGCGCATCAAAAATCAAAATGCCGATGTTGTCTTCGACCTCCAAACGAAAAGCCGGACCGGGTTCTCGAACATGCTGCGGGGTAATCGTTTCCATCTCGTCCTCGAGTTTCACAACTTCTGCGGTAATCTGCTCGACTTCATGAATTTCTTCGGCGATGGCGTCATGATGATGGCGACGCGGCAAGCCTGCCGTCTCGAACGGTTCGCGCAAAACTGTCGATTCCATGACAAGCTCTCCTGAAACGTGATGCGTAAAACGTAATGCATGACTTACGTTTACGAATTACGATTTTACGTATTATTTTCGTTCCACAACCATGGCCGCGCCTTGGCCGCCGCCGACGCACAGCGTCGCCAGGCCCAGGTTCAAATCACGGCGCTTCAGTTCCTTTAATAAGGTCAACACCAGCCGCGTGCCGGAGGAACCAACCGGATGGCCGAGCGCAATCGCCCCACCGTTGACGTTTAAAATGTCGCGATTGATTTCGCCAATCGGCTCTTCGCGGCCCAGCCATTTTTGCGAGAGTTTCGCCTCGCGAAAAACCATCTCGTTGGCGATTACTTGCGCGGCAAATGCTTCGTTCATTTCGATGAGTTGAATGTCTTTGAACGAAATTCCCGCCAAACGCAAGGCTTTCGGCGTCGCTAGCGAAGGGCCAAGCCCCATGCGCGCCGGATCGAGTCCGGCAAAGGCGTAGCTGCGGACAAAACCAAGCGGTTCGTAGCCAAGTTCTTTCGCTTTTTGCGCCGACATCATCAACACCGCTGCGGCGCCGTCGGTGATTTGGCTGGCGTTGCCGGGGGTGATCGTGCCGAAGTAGCGGTCAAAAACCGGTTTGAGTTTTGCCAGCGCATCGAGGGATTGATTTTTGCGAATGCCGTTGTCTTCGTCGACGACGGTATTGTAGTTGGGCGGCGGAAAGATGGGAACAATTTCTTCGCGCAGTTTGCCGAGGTCAGTGGCTTGCGTGGCGCGTTGATGGCTCATCAGCGCAAACAAATCTTGCTGCTCGCGGCTGATGTCAAATTCTTTGGCAAGCACTTCCGCGGTCTCGCCCATGTTGAGATCGCAAATCGGATCGGTCAAGCCGACTTGCAAGCCGATCACCGGCTTGAAGTATTTCGGTTTCATTTTGGCGAAGGCGCCGATTTTTTGCGCCGCGGTTTTGGCCTTTGCCATATCGGCGAGCACCTCGGCATATTCCGGCGGATAAAGAATCGGAATGTTGCTCATCGATTCGACCCCGCCGGCGACGATGACCTCGGCCATGCCGGCGGCAATTTTGAGATGCGCGTTCGCAATCGACTCGAGGCCGGAGGCGCAATTGCGCGCCACCGTCACCGCCGGCACGTGGCGCGGGATGCCGCTTTTCAGCGCGATCACGCGCGCGATATTGGTCGCTTCCGGCGGCTGCGCGATGTTGCCGATTATCACTTCGTCAATCACATGGCGATCGATGCCGCTTCGTTCCAATAAT
This region of candidate division KSB1 bacterium genomic DNA includes:
- a CDS encoding thiolase family protein; translation: MNDVVIVDGLRTPYIKAGTLFKSLPAQELGRLVVSELLERSGIDRHVIDEVIIGNIAQPPEATNIARVIALKSGIPRHVPAVTVARNCASGLESIANAHLKIAAGMAEVIVAGGVESMSNIPILYPPEYAEVLADMAKAKTAAQKIGAFAKMKPKYFKPVIGLQVGLTDPICDLNMGETAEVLAKEFDISREQQDLFALMSHQRATQATDLGKLREEIVPIFPPPNYNTVVDEDNGIRKNQSLDALAKLKPVFDRYFGTITPGNASQITDGAAAVLMMSAQKAKELGYEPLGFVRSYAFAGLDPARMGLGPSLATPKALRLAGISFKDIQLIEMNEAFAAQVIANEMVFREAKLSQKWLGREEPIGEINRDILNVNGGAIALGHPVGSSGTRLVLTLLKELKRRDLNLGLATLCVGGGQGAAMVVERK
- a CDS encoding acyl-CoA dehydrogenase family protein; this encodes MSTEEKSRSFLKSLFAGEIEQEMVFPYPKMKAEEQESLQAIVEAFNEFARDNIKSEEIDRLGYIPQNVWDGLKQLGFFGLSIPEKYGGAGLSQTAYSRVFEQICNYDASLAVSLGGHLSIGSKGIISYGTDQQKEKYLPRMASGEWMGAFALTEAGAGSDAAGIQSKAVIDASKKFFTLNGGKIWITNGGIGHVYTVFAKTEMVEAGEKKEKITAFIVDRSMPGFTSGKPEEKLGIHGSNTTSLNFDNVKVPVENMLGPMGKGFKIAMEILNVGRLGLASGCLGGCKTLTRLAIEHAKNRRQFGKPIAQFEMIQEKISRMVTETYAAESMVYLTTALADREQVDFSLESAISKIFVSEAVWNLASEAMQIAGGIGYSRDYPYERILRDARINLIFEGTNEILRAFVALAGMQGPGEYLKKIGKALRDPIKGFGLLTGYAVQKVKDKVAHDHLDGVHPALRDEAAKFNEYAKALHQVTERVLIKHGKNIILKQFIQRRLADMVIDLYAMVAIIARVDTLLKENAPDVEQDLLVAKTFIEEAWRRVRRNLRQIDDNIDRERKQICEMVYERGGYPFKVNV
- a CDS encoding DUF2283 domain-containing protein gives rise to the protein MKVIYDPDTDTLAVIFKDSPVAESDEDKEGVILDYDDNGHLVSLEILDASRRVTKPQGIEFEMANQNHFGG
- a CDS encoding formylglycine-generating enzyme family protein, which produces MAGNVREWCADWYGKNYYNFSPERNSKGPSYGTQRVLRGGSWFDLPNDQHRADHTGAIRPSATNSLDFAVFRMFVKR
- a CDS encoding 3-hydroxyacyl-CoA dehydrogenase NAD-binding domain-containing protein; protein product: MESTVLREPFETAGLPRRHHHDAIAEEIHEVEQITAEVVKLEDEMETITPQHVREPGPAFRLEVEDNIGILIFDAPTEKVNILSTPVMHELNTRLDELQSRTDLQALIFVSGKEGNFIAGANIEEIENITDPKDGAEKAALGQAVFSKIAALPFPTIAVIDGACVGGGLELVLACDYRLARDSEKTRLGLPEIRLGIIPGFGGTQRLPRLIGIQRALDFILTGKLVDAPRAYRAGLVDRLIAKEFPHQRLRRLGVEFAREIQKPETRQKIAARRNRLNPQTLLLEKNFLGRKVLFDQARRRTLAETKGHYPAPELALEAVEKGFAKKDLAEGLKIEAELLGKAIVTNVSKNLVKIFYLTEAVKKDPGVENYSGPVQEFKKIGVLGAGLMGGGIAQLMAHNDLPVRMKDVNLAMVAKGMEAAANVFSEAVKKRRMTTKEMHNKMALISGTADYSGFHHVDLVIEAIVEMLDVKKKVFAEIDSLLPPHSVIVSNTSSLPISEMARATKRPDKFAGLHFFNPVHRMPLVEVIRGESTSDATVASLVAFAKKIGKTPIVVKDSPGFLVNRILGAYMAEAGRILKEGATIEQIDNALLEFGMPMGPINLFDEVGLDVAAKVSHILENAFGSRMAGEGMMDKIVESGRLGKKNGKGFYIYEDKNKKVDPAIYALIKTSGKFTGSAAEIQDRCVLPMINEAAMCLAEGIVRRPADVDVGMIFGTGFPPFRGGLLRYAEARGIDNIVGKLETLAGKYGERFKPADLLVQMKNSGEKFYS